The Terriglobales bacterium genome includes the window GAACAGGTAGCGCTCGGCGATGCAGGCGGTTTGGCTGCCGGGATTGCAGTAGCGCGAGGGCGGCTCCGTGGCGGGCGTGGCCGCTCCCTGCGCCCGCAGCAATTCGATGGTCACGTTGCGGAAGGGCTGGTCGGAAAGATTCACGATCTTGTGCGCGAAGCCGCCCTTCGACCAGTGCACCTCGCCGTCCTCCAGCTTCAGCTCCACCGGCTCGCGCCCCACCACCTCGTTGCGGATGTCGCTGGCCCCCAGGCTCACGAAGATGTAGTCGTGGTCGTGCTGGTGGACCAGGGTAGCGGCGTGCGGCGCCGCTTCCACCTGGAAGACCCGTACCTGGTCGTTCTCGATGTACAGATGGTGCGAAGGCTCGGCGGTGATGGCCACCGGATGGTCCGCCGTCTGCCCCCACAGCGCCAGGCTCACGAACGCCACCAGCAGCAACCCTTTGCGATTCATGCTTCTCCTCGCGATACCCGTGTGGCACAGCCGACTCGGCTGTGCCTACGTCTTCCTCTTCCGTAATGCCGGCACCTGTCGAGGATCGAACGCCTCGACCCAAAGCCACTTGTACTGCCCCGCGCGGGAAGCCAATCCCCGGCGTACAGGATTCTGCTGCAGATACTCGATCTTGTCGTCCAGGCTCTCTTCGCTTCGCTCCACGTGGTCGAAGGACTCATCTTGCCACACCGCGCCCTCCTCGCGTCGGAGTTTGTTGATGCGATGGGCGCTCACGCTCTTGATGGGGTGCAGAATCTCCGCGAAGGTGAAGCTCTCGCCCGCATCGTCACGCAGAGGCGTCAGTAGCATGTGGACGTGTTCGGGCATGACGACCACCGCGTGCACTCTGCACTTCCGGCCATGCGGATAGAGGCAACAGGCGAGCACCAAGTCCCGCGCCTTCGGTGACAGAGGCCGGTATCCCATGGTGTGAAAGGTGATGAAGTGGGCGCGATCGCTCTTCTCCAAGTGCGGCAGGTTCCGGCGGTATTCGTACATGCGTCGCAGCTTCATAAACGCACAGCCGAGTCGGCTGTGCCACACGGTCGTGCCTGGCCCCGTCAGTGTGGCACAGGCGACACCCCACTTGTGTGGCACAGGCCACCGGCCTGTGCTATTTCACCTCGACGATCAGCGCGCGGAAGGGCTCGCTGCCCTGGTTGTGGACCTGGTGCGCGAAGCCGCCCTCCACGAAGAGCACCTGCCCGGCCTCCAGGTGCCGGACCTGCTCTTCTCCGTCGCGCCGCTCCCGGATCTGCGCCCGCGCCAGGATGAGGAAGACGTAGTCGCGCTCGTGGCGGTGCGCCCAGGTCTCCTCCCCCGGCGGGATCTCCACCCGGAAGACGCGCACCGCGTCGTTCTCCATCACCAGATGATGAAAGCGCTCGCTGCTGACGTCCATCA containing:
- a CDS encoding cupin domain-containing protein; this translates as MNRKGLLLVAFVSLALWGQTADHPVAITAEPSHHLYIENDQVRVFQVEAAPHAATLVHQHDHDYIFVSLGASDIRNEVVGREPVELKLEDGEVHWSKGGFAHKIVNLSDQPFRNVTIELLRAQGAATPATEPPSRYCNPGSQTACIAERYLFCTDKVCVSDVTMGPGAATMRHTHSTDHMVVAVTDVQMTDEIEGQPPVERRIKAGDAVYVPAGITHRLINGPESCRFITLQFK
- a CDS encoding transposase translates to MKLRRMYEYRRNLPHLEKSDRAHFITFHTMGYRPLSPKARDLVLACCLYPHGRKCRVHAVVVMPEHVHMLLTPLRDDAGESFTFAEILHPIKSVSAHRINKLRREEGAVWQDESFDHVERSEESLDDKIEYLQQNPVRRGLASRAGQYKWLWVEAFDPRQVPALRKRKT
- a CDS encoding cupin domain-containing protein — protein: MAETQSGPLLMDVSSERFHHLVMENDAVRVFRVEIPPGEETWAHRHERDYVFLILARAQIRERRDGEEQVRHLEAGQVLFVEGGFAHQVHNQGSEPFRALIVEVK